The Kocuria sp. TGY1127_2 genome includes a window with the following:
- a CDS encoding YbaK/EbsC family protein, which yields MATPQGNLKWNSLVETLELVAPPVAEAVRAGAVPHAEVASISEELADTAEFCDAYDVAPEASANCVIVRGKRGETTTDAAVIVLATDRADVNKTVRKHLDARKVSFADQSSTEEATGMTSGGITPVGLPADWKILVDRRVAESPLVVIGGGVRGSKLLVPGSELAELPGAEVLDLAVSSPK from the coding sequence ATGGCAACACCGCAAGGAAACCTGAAGTGGAATTCGCTCGTCGAGACCCTGGAACTCGTGGCGCCGCCCGTGGCTGAAGCGGTCCGAGCCGGGGCCGTGCCCCACGCCGAAGTCGCGTCGATCAGTGAAGAACTAGCGGATACCGCCGAATTCTGTGATGCTTACGACGTCGCCCCGGAAGCGTCCGCGAACTGCGTGATTGTGCGGGGAAAGCGCGGCGAAACAACGACCGACGCCGCCGTGATCGTGCTTGCGACCGATCGGGCCGACGTCAACAAGACGGTCCGGAAGCACCTGGATGCGAGGAAGGTTTCCTTCGCGGATCAGAGCTCGACCGAAGAAGCCACCGGTATGACCTCAGGTGGCATTACGCCGGTCGGATTGCCTGCGGACTGGAAGATACTGGTCGATCGCAGGGTCGCAGAATCGCCTCTCGTGGTGATCGGTGGGGGTGTTCGAGGGTCGAAACTCCTCGTTCCGGGGTCGGAATTGGCAGAACTTCCGGGTGCGGAGGTTTTGGACCTGGCCGTGTCGTCTCCGAAGTGA
- a CDS encoding response regulator transcription factor — protein sequence MIKVLVVDDQAIVRDGLVTVLGLTEDIDVVGQAENGVRALELVDEESPDVVLMDLRMPEMDGAGATARLRDSHPEVAVLVLTTFADDSSVAGALASGARGYLTKDASRQEVAAAIRTAASGQVTFAREIGEKIAGSFSPRTSPRDRFPSLTSREAEVLERMVDGKNNAEIAQELFLTVGTVKSYTNAVFSKLGARNRAHAIALATGRANEQGR from the coding sequence ATGATTAAGGTGCTCGTGGTCGATGACCAGGCCATCGTCAGAGACGGCCTGGTGACCGTTCTCGGATTGACCGAGGACATCGACGTCGTCGGGCAGGCCGAGAACGGGGTTCGGGCGCTCGAACTCGTCGACGAGGAAAGCCCGGACGTCGTACTCATGGACCTGCGCATGCCAGAAATGGATGGGGCCGGCGCGACCGCACGTCTGAGGGACTCGCACCCGGAGGTTGCGGTGCTGGTGCTGACGACTTTCGCCGACGATTCCTCGGTCGCAGGCGCCCTGGCAAGTGGTGCTCGCGGATACCTCACCAAGGACGCAAGCAGGCAGGAGGTTGCCGCCGCGATCCGCACTGCCGCGAGTGGGCAGGTTACCTTCGCCCGTGAGATCGGCGAGAAAATCGCGGGTTCCTTCTCCCCGAGAACGAGCCCGCGCGATCGTTTCCCCAGCCTGACGTCGCGGGAGGCCGAGGTGCTCGAGCGTATGGTCGACGGGAAGAACAACGCTGAGATAGCCCAGGAACTTTTTCTCACCGTCGGGACGGTCAAGTCCTATACCAATGCGGTGTTCAGCAAGCTCGGTGCGCGAAACCGGGCTCACGCGATCGCGCTTGCCACGGGCCGGGCCAACGAGCAGGGGCGATAG
- a CDS encoding sensor histidine kinase encodes MYPESHRSPPARIVAVGLMGSAWVFILVLQIARGDQVFPASLGIVALALWILQVALTRRASRTFVWLAWVMIVLGAFAGPATSVIGAIPAISGMLVLTRDSQIPIKRGTAGLCLGILGLALGALGDKADVVSSIGCLAGLLLVFLFGLLRRQSDAVEAAERASLEDRLAAAQERARSAAVEERTAIARDLHDVLAHSLGGLTIQLDALSAELESGKYEAAIARSVQARTLASSGLEEARRAVAALREPMADLDHGIESNIKAHRDMGGSVTVDLEPTQDLSSQANGVFSRGLQEFLTNARRYAPGETAHVRLARDDAHYRLSVSTPRTLRVQTSTGGGFGLQGVRERAEAIGGRLTIDDGNPFVATVEVPHD; translated from the coding sequence ATGTACCCAGAGAGCCATCGGAGCCCGCCGGCGCGCATTGTTGCGGTAGGCCTGATGGGCTCGGCGTGGGTTTTTATTCTTGTTCTTCAGATAGCACGAGGCGACCAGGTATTCCCGGCCAGCTTGGGGATCGTTGCCCTAGCTCTGTGGATCCTCCAGGTGGCGTTGACCCGACGCGCAAGCCGAACGTTCGTCTGGCTTGCCTGGGTCATGATCGTCCTCGGCGCCTTCGCCGGTCCGGCCACCAGCGTCATTGGCGCCATCCCAGCCATTTCGGGAATGCTGGTGCTGACGCGGGACTCGCAGATTCCGATCAAGCGCGGGACGGCCGGCCTCTGTCTGGGAATTCTGGGTCTCGCCCTCGGCGCCCTGGGGGACAAAGCCGACGTCGTCAGCAGCATAGGGTGCCTTGCCGGCCTTCTCCTCGTTTTCCTCTTCGGCCTGTTGCGTCGACAATCCGACGCGGTTGAGGCGGCGGAGCGGGCGTCCCTGGAGGATCGTTTGGCGGCAGCTCAGGAGAGAGCCCGCAGCGCGGCCGTCGAGGAACGGACAGCGATTGCGCGAGACCTTCATGACGTGCTCGCTCACAGCCTGGGCGGGCTGACCATCCAACTCGATGCGCTCAGTGCAGAGCTCGAGTCGGGAAAATACGAAGCCGCGATCGCCCGTTCAGTCCAAGCACGGACCCTGGCGAGCTCGGGTCTAGAAGAAGCCAGGCGCGCGGTTGCTGCATTGAGGGAACCGATGGCCGATCTTGACCACGGGATCGAATCGAACATCAAAGCGCACCGCGATATGGGAGGTTCCGTGACGGTCGACCTTGAACCGACCCAGGACCTTTCCTCCCAGGCCAACGGAGTATTCTCGAGGGGGCTCCAAGAGTTCCTGACCAATGCCAGGCGTTACGCACCGGGAGAGACGGCTCATGTCCGCCTTGCCCGCGACGATGCCCACTATCGTCTGTCCGTATCCACCCCGAGAACCCTCCGCGTCCAGACGTCAACAGGCGGCGGATTCGGGCTCCAGGGAGTGCGCGAGCGTGCGGAAGCCATCGGTGGGCGCCTGACGATCGATGACGGGAATCCGTTCGTCGCTACCGTGGAGGTTCCCCATGATTAA
- a CDS encoding TauD/TfdA dioxygenase family protein, protein MTVNESTSASNANTVAEFSVRKIGQYTGAEIRGLDLSGDLPEGVVGRIRELLNEHKALVFKDAGVHGDEAQAHFASHFGPLTKAHPTVRFEGQDSKSVLPVDSESSVANKWHTDVTFVVNPPQASTLRSIKLPDYGGETLITNTVAAYNGLPEELRAFADTLWAVHSNDSDYVRPDKVTSDAERSYQDQFVSSTFRAVHPVVRIHPLTGQKGLFIGAFAQRLKILGVTAEESLDLLRIFQRHITKPEYIVRVAWEPDQLVLFDNRATQHYAIDNYDRAPRKLNRITVAGDIPQGADGGRSYAVEGDSSDYSPVVGL, encoded by the coding sequence GTGACCGTCAACGAATCCACCTCCGCTTCGAATGCCAATACCGTCGCCGAGTTCTCCGTGCGAAAGATCGGTCAATACACAGGTGCCGAGATACGAGGACTTGACCTCTCCGGGGACCTCCCCGAAGGCGTCGTCGGCCGCATCAGAGAGCTGCTCAATGAACACAAGGCGCTCGTCTTCAAGGACGCCGGAGTCCACGGCGACGAGGCCCAAGCCCATTTCGCATCCCACTTCGGCCCGTTGACCAAGGCACACCCGACTGTTCGTTTCGAAGGGCAGGATTCCAAGAGTGTCTTGCCCGTGGACAGCGAGTCCTCGGTGGCCAATAAGTGGCACACCGACGTGACTTTTGTGGTCAACCCACCTCAGGCATCCACTCTTCGAAGCATCAAGCTCCCCGACTATGGAGGCGAAACGCTCATCACCAACACCGTGGCCGCCTACAACGGACTCCCGGAAGAGTTGCGCGCCTTCGCGGACACCCTCTGGGCTGTGCACAGCAACGATTCGGATTACGTCCGGCCGGACAAGGTCACCTCCGACGCCGAACGCAGCTATCAGGACCAATTCGTCTCATCGACATTCCGCGCGGTGCACCCCGTCGTGCGCATTCACCCCCTGACCGGGCAGAAGGGGCTGTTCATTGGAGCCTTCGCCCAGCGGCTCAAGATTCTGGGCGTCACGGCGGAGGAGTCCCTGGATCTGTTGCGCATATTCCAACGGCATATCACCAAACCGGAATACATTGTGCGGGTGGCTTGGGAACCGGATCAGCTCGTCCTATTCGACAACCGCGCGACCCAGCACTATGCGATCGACAATTACGACCGCGCGCCCCGCAAACTCAACCGCATCACGGTTGCCGGGGACATCCCTCAAGGCGCCGACGGCGGCAGGAGCTACGCCGTCGAAGGCGATTCCTCGGACTACTCGCCCGTCGTCGGCCTCTGA
- a CDS encoding type I restriction endonuclease translates to MPFEEGLRELATKLRAQQGSIQTEEATKNAFIMPFISQVLGYDIFNPLEVVPEYTADHGTKKGEKVDYAIMKDSEVQILIECKRLGDPLSLNHASQLYRYFSVTNARIGVLTNGRVFNFFTDLDSPNIMDRQPFLVLDLLNIDESMLPALRKITKETFNLTSVLNSAEELKYVGALKRELATEFREPSPELVRLLMGRVSERRGTADNLKLFSSLVSKATKQFLKEMVNERLSAALGDNENPESQDLSDADVPSATEEETTEGDQTKKTGIVTTEEELTGYQIVKAIACSEVKPHRITHRDSKTYFAILLDDNNRRPVARLHFNGKSKKYLGIFDENKIETRVLIENIEDIYDHAEHIRQHVRRFAEL, encoded by the coding sequence ATGCCGTTCGAAGAAGGTCTACGAGAACTCGCCACCAAACTGCGTGCCCAACAGGGCTCCATCCAGACCGAAGAGGCAACGAAAAATGCCTTCATCATGCCATTCATCTCTCAGGTATTGGGGTATGACATCTTCAATCCCCTCGAGGTTGTTCCCGAGTACACGGCGGATCACGGCACCAAGAAAGGCGAGAAAGTCGACTACGCGATCATGAAGGATTCGGAAGTCCAGATCCTGATCGAATGCAAGCGGCTCGGCGATCCACTAAGCCTCAATCATGCGTCTCAGCTCTACCGCTACTTCTCGGTGACAAATGCACGCATCGGTGTACTGACGAACGGCAGGGTGTTCAATTTCTTCACGGACCTTGATTCGCCAAACATCATGGACCGACAGCCTTTCCTCGTGCTTGATCTCCTGAACATTGACGAGAGCATGTTGCCCGCCCTCAGAAAAATCACGAAAGAGACCTTCAACTTGACGTCGGTGCTCAATTCGGCGGAAGAACTGAAGTACGTTGGCGCATTGAAACGGGAACTTGCGACCGAATTCAGAGAACCAAGCCCCGAACTCGTGCGTCTCCTGATGGGTCGAGTCTCGGAGCGACGGGGAACGGCCGACAACCTGAAGCTCTTTTCCAGTTTGGTTTCCAAAGCCACCAAACAATTCCTGAAGGAAATGGTCAACGAGCGGCTATCAGCTGCCCTGGGGGACAACGAAAACCCGGAATCACAGGATCTCTCGGACGCAGACGTTCCTTCGGCCACGGAGGAAGAGACGACGGAAGGAGACCAGACCAAGAAGACCGGCATCGTCACAACCGAGGAAGAGCTGACGGGCTATCAGATCGTCAAGGCGATAGCTTGCAGCGAGGTAAAACCCCACCGGATCACCCATCGCGACAGCAAAACATACTTTGCAATCCTGCTCGACGACAACAACCGTCGCCCAGTTGCGCGCCTTCATTTCAACGGTAAATCGAAGAAGTACCTGGGCATTTTCGACGAAAACAAGATCGAGACTCGTGTACTCATCGAAAACATCGAGGACATCTACGACCACGCCGAACACATCCGGCAGCACGTCAGGCGCTTCGCTGAGCTTTAA
- a CDS encoding shikimate dehydrogenase, translating to MSLVGESYVVGLIGSGITATLSAPMHEEAADRLGLRYIYRPIDLDTITDGVERAPGLMKTAAELGFSAFNVTFPCKQSIITHLDGLASDAERLGAVNTVVVEDGRLIGHNTDFSGFASALDEGLPGASLDTVVQLGTGGAGSATAYALLSRGVRHLYLFDVDHARAEARAAELSGQFPETTVSALRSEDLPQAIGAASGLVNATPIGMHHHPGAPLDLGLIRPDLWVADVIYLPQETALIHHAREIGCRVLPGGYMAVGQAVDAFELITGLRPEYAPMRTHFERLVAAQQGESL from the coding sequence ATGAGTCTGGTAGGCGAGTCCTACGTCGTCGGATTGATCGGAAGCGGTATCACCGCGACCCTCAGCGCACCGATGCACGAGGAGGCTGCGGACCGCCTCGGACTGCGGTACATTTACCGCCCCATCGACCTGGACACCATCACTGACGGCGTCGAGCGTGCACCCGGGCTAATGAAAACGGCCGCCGAGCTCGGCTTCAGCGCCTTCAACGTCACTTTCCCGTGCAAACAGTCCATCATCACGCACCTGGACGGCCTCGCAAGCGACGCCGAGCGACTGGGTGCCGTCAATACGGTGGTCGTGGAAGACGGGCGCTTGATCGGCCACAATACCGACTTTTCCGGATTCGCGAGCGCCCTGGACGAAGGGCTCCCCGGCGCTTCACTGGACACGGTCGTCCAACTCGGGACCGGCGGTGCGGGTTCCGCGACCGCCTACGCTCTCCTCTCACGCGGGGTTCGGCACCTGTACCTGTTCGACGTCGACCACGCGCGGGCCGAGGCCAGAGCCGCCGAATTGTCCGGGCAGTTCCCGGAAACCACCGTTTCAGCGCTCAGGAGCGAGGATCTGCCTCAAGCGATCGGCGCAGCCTCGGGCTTGGTCAATGCCACGCCCATTGGGATGCACCACCATCCGGGGGCTCCGCTTGACCTCGGCCTCATCCGCCCCGACCTGTGGGTCGCGGATGTCATCTACCTTCCGCAGGAAACCGCGCTGATTCACCATGCGCGTGAGATCGGGTGTCGAGTTCTGCCTGGAGGGTACATGGCGGTCGGACAGGCCGTCGATGCTTTCGAACTCATCACCGGGTTACGGCCCGAATACGCGCCCATGCGAACCCATTTCGAACGGCTTGTCGCCGCCCAACAAGGAGAATCGCTGTGA
- a CDS encoding bifunctional sugar phosphate isomerase/epimerase/4-hydroxyphenylpyruvate dioxygenase family protein, which produces MKTSIATVCLSGSLRQKMRAAAAAGFDGIEIFEQDLVVAPETPEYIREYAAELGLTLDLYQPFRDAEGTTEEMFQGTLRRIEGKFRLMRRLGMNLMLIPSNAGTATVDDDSITASQLARLADLAATYDIRLAYEALAWGRYVNDFEHSWRLVEAADRENLGICLDTFHILSREWPTDSIPDIPGEKVFFVQLADAPLMSLDVLSWSRHFRVFPGEGGFDLVDFMIKLLAGGYSGPLSLEIFNDSFRQTRVYRTAVDALRSLVWLQDQTARALDASTGSNAAITRAAARVGELTTLPGAIVPQGITWAEVRGQETEQVEVLLSHLGFTHRGRHSSKPVQLWEQGHARIVINEEPSAMDVPNMASLGFEVQHDAAAAAHASALKVPEVPRVTREGEQPFPAYLAPDGTEIFFCPPQSDGGDRWLNEFSWPDRLDVAASHRKNSTEDATTPLITGIDHVNLAQPKHHYPESVLFYRAALGLAVQPSQDVPGPTGLVSSQVVRNDAGTVRLPLNVAPDLGNEPEIEHVAFACSDVVELARRAQSSGLRFLPIPQNYYEDLRARFGLSEEKTQELAALNLLYDRDGQGEFLHFYTQTVGSLFFEVVQRLEGYSGYGAPNAPVRMASQYTHSLLSR; this is translated from the coding sequence GTGAAAACGTCGATCGCGACCGTCTGCCTGTCAGGTTCATTGCGGCAGAAGATGCGCGCCGCCGCGGCCGCCGGGTTCGACGGCATCGAGATCTTCGAACAAGACCTCGTCGTGGCCCCGGAAACCCCGGAATACATTCGCGAGTACGCAGCCGAGCTCGGACTCACCCTGGATCTCTATCAACCGTTCAGGGACGCCGAGGGCACCACGGAAGAAATGTTCCAGGGCACTCTCCGGCGCATCGAGGGCAAGTTCCGGTTGATGAGGCGCTTGGGCATGAACCTGATGCTCATCCCTTCCAACGCGGGGACCGCCACGGTCGACGACGACTCCATCACAGCATCCCAATTGGCCCGCCTCGCGGATCTCGCCGCAACCTATGACATCCGCCTCGCCTACGAAGCCCTCGCCTGGGGCAGATACGTCAACGACTTCGAGCACTCATGGCGTCTCGTCGAAGCCGCCGACCGGGAAAATCTCGGCATTTGTTTGGACACGTTCCACATACTGTCCCGTGAATGGCCCACCGACTCCATCCCGGACATCCCCGGGGAGAAGGTTTTCTTCGTCCAGCTCGCGGACGCTCCGCTGATGTCCCTGGACGTGCTCTCCTGGTCCCGTCACTTCCGGGTTTTCCCTGGCGAAGGCGGATTCGACCTCGTGGATTTCATGATCAAACTCCTGGCCGGTGGGTACTCCGGCCCATTGTCACTGGAAATCTTCAACGATTCGTTCCGCCAAACACGTGTGTACCGCACGGCCGTCGATGCCCTGCGCTCGTTGGTCTGGCTCCAGGACCAGACGGCGCGGGCGTTGGACGCCTCCACGGGGTCAAATGCGGCAATCACCCGAGCGGCAGCCCGTGTCGGAGAGTTGACCACGCTCCCGGGCGCAATTGTTCCGCAGGGCATCACGTGGGCAGAAGTTCGCGGCCAGGAAACGGAGCAGGTCGAAGTGCTCCTATCGCACCTAGGATTCACCCACCGGGGACGGCACTCGAGCAAACCCGTGCAGCTGTGGGAGCAGGGCCATGCCCGCATCGTGATCAACGAGGAGCCCAGCGCGATGGACGTGCCCAATATGGCGTCATTGGGCTTTGAGGTCCAGCACGACGCGGCCGCCGCGGCTCACGCATCCGCTTTGAAAGTCCCTGAGGTTCCTCGCGTCACGCGCGAGGGCGAACAACCTTTCCCGGCTTATCTGGCACCGGACGGAACCGAGATCTTCTTCTGCCCGCCGCAGTCGGACGGCGGCGATCGATGGCTCAACGAATTCTCCTGGCCGGACCGTCTCGACGTCGCTGCTTCCCACCGAAAGAATTCGACCGAAGATGCGACTACGCCGCTGATCACGGGCATCGATCACGTGAACCTGGCCCAGCCCAAGCACCACTACCCGGAATCCGTGCTGTTCTACCGGGCCGCGCTGGGCCTCGCCGTCCAGCCGTCGCAGGATGTTCCGGGCCCCACGGGACTCGTCAGCTCGCAGGTTGTAAGGAACGATGCCGGAACCGTGCGCTTGCCGCTGAATGTGGCCCCGGATCTGGGAAACGAGCCCGAGATCGAACATGTTGCATTCGCCTGCTCGGACGTCGTCGAACTGGCCCGCCGGGCTCAATCGTCCGGGTTGCGTTTCCTCCCGATCCCCCAGAACTACTACGAGGATCTGCGAGCGCGATTCGGCCTTTCGGAGGAGAAGACCCAGGAGCTCGCCGCCCTCAACCTGCTGTACGACCGGGACGGCCAGGGCGAATTCCTCCACTTCTACACTCAGACAGTCGGCAGCCTGTTCTTCGAGGTCGTCCAGCGGTTGGAAGGGTATTCAGGTTACGGCGCACCCAATGCGCCGGTGCGTATGGCGAGCCAATACACTCACTCGCTCCTTTCGCGCTAG